From one Anabas testudineus chromosome 18, fAnaTes1.2, whole genome shotgun sequence genomic stretch:
- the LOC113168710 gene encoding NLR family CARD domain-containing protein 3-like: MDQESSEVPSGQSAQQHITHLDSIFLLLEENIVTFVKNELKKIQNVLSPDYPQCLENQREDEEVLDGDDEEQRRSSREAFVKITLNFLRRMKQEKLADCLQSRTSAAVCQRELKSNLKKFQCVFEGIAKAGNPTLLNQIYTELYITEGGTGEVNDEHEVRKIERESRKPHRPETTIRQEDIFKGSPGREEPIRTVMTKGVAGIGKTVLTQKFTLDWAEDKANQDIQFTFPLTFRELNVLKEKKFSLVELVHHFFTETKEAGICRFEEFQVVFILDGLDECRLPLDFHNNQILTDVTESTSVDVLLTNLIRGNLLPSARLWITTRPAAANQIPSECVDMVTEVRGFTDPQKEEYFRKRFRDQEQARRIISQIKTSRSLHIMCHIPVFCWITAIVLEDVLKSREGGELPKTLTEMYIHFLVVQSKVKNIKYDGGAETDPHWSPESRKMIESLGKLAFEQLQKGNLIFYEYDLTECGIDIRAASVYSGVFTQIFKEERGLYQDKVFCFVHLSVQEFLAALHVHLTFINSGVNQLSEDQSTSLRSKLFRPKLKLLHQSAVDKAVQSPNGHLDLFLRFLLGLSLETNQTLLQCLQTKTGSRSQTNQETVQYIKKKIKETPSAEKSINLFHCLNELNDRFLVEEIQQYLDTGSLSTNKLSPAQWSALVFILLSSESDLDVFDLKKYYASEEVLLRLLPVVKSAKKALLSGCNLSERSCEALSSVLSSQSSSLRELDLSNNDLQDSGLKLLSAGLENPHCKLETLRLSGCNLSKRNCEALSSVLSSQSSSLRELDLSNNDLQDSGVKLLSAGLENPQCKLETLRVEPGGVRWLRPGLRKYFCQLTMDTNTVNRKLRLSDNNRKVTRVKEYQSYPDHPDRFDYWPQLLCSNGLTGRCYWEVEWSGYISISVSYRGIRRRGDNKDCVFGWNDQSWSLYSSDVSGYSVLHNKRRTFISSSVSHRVSVYVDCPAGTLSFYRVSSDKLIHLHTFNTTFTEPLYPGFGFLRFGTSVSLCSV, translated from the exons atggaccaggagagctcagaggttcccagtggtcagtctgcccagcagcataTAACACacctggactccatatttctg ctgctggaggagaacattgtcacttttgtgaagaacgagctgaagaagatccagaacgttctgagtccagattacccacaatgcttagagaatcagagggaggatgaggaggtgttggatggtgatgatgaagagcagaggaggagcagcagagaggcatttgtaaagatcacactgaacttcctgaggagaatgaagcaggagaagctggctgactgtctgcagagca gaacttcagctgcagtttgtcagcgtgaacttaaatctaatctgaagaagttccagtgtgtgtttgaggggattgctaaagcaggaaacccaacccttctgaaccagatctacacagagctctacatcacagagggagggactggagaggtcaatgatgaacatgaggtcagaaaGATTGAAAGAGAATccaggaaaccacacagaccagaaacaaccatcagacaagaagacatctttaaaggctcacctggaagagaggaaccaatcagaacagtgatgacaaagggagtggctggcattgggaaaacagtcttaacacagaagttcactctggactgggctgaagacaaagccaaccaggacatacagttcacatttccattgactttcagagagctgaatgtgctgaaagagaaaaagttcagcttggtggaacttgttcatcacttctttactgaaaccaaagaagcaggaatctgcaggtttgaagagttccaggttgtgttcatcttggacggtctggatgagtgtcgacttcctctggacttccacaacaatcagatcctgactgatgttacagagtccacctcagtggatgtgctgctgacaaacctgatcagggggaacctgcttccctctgctcgcctctggataaccacacgacctgcagcagccaatcagatcccttctgagtgtgttgacatggtgacagaggtcagagggttcactgacccgcagaaggaggagtacttcaggaagaggttcagagatcaggagcaggccagaagaatcatctcccaaatcaagacatcacgaagcctccacatcatgtgtcacatcccagtcttctgctggatcactgctatagttctggaggatgtgttgaaatccagagagggaggagagctgcccaagaccctgactgagatgtacatccacttcctggtggttcagtccaaagtgaagaacatcaagtatgatggaggagctgagacagatccacactggagtccagagagcaggaagatgattgagtctctgggaaaactggcttttgagcagctgcagaaaggaaacctgatcttctatgaatacgacctgacagagtgtggcatcgatatcagagcagcctcagtgtactcaggagtgttcacacagatctttaaagaggagagaggactgtaccaggacaaggtgttctgcttcgtccatctgagtgttcaggagtttctggctgctcttcatgtccatctgaccttcatcaactctggagttAATCAGCTGTCTGAAGATCAGTCAACTTCTCTGAGGTCTAAACTGTTTAGACCCAAACTAAagcttctccaccagagtgctgtggacaaggccgtacagagtccaaatggacacctggacttgtttctccgctttctcctCGGTCTTTCGCTggagaccaatcagactctcctacaatgtctgcagacaaagacaggaagtagatcacagaccaatcaggaaacagtccagtacatcaagaagaagatcaaagagactccctcagcagagaaaagcatcaacctgttccactgtctgaatgaactgaatgatcgttttctagtggaggagatccaacagtacctggacaCAGGAAGTCTCTCTACAAataaactctctcctgctcagtggtcagctctggtcttcatcttactgtcatcagaaagcgatctggacgtgtttgacctgaagaaatactaTGCTTCAGAGGAGGttcttctgaggctgctgccagtggtgaaatctgctaaaaaagcttt actgagtggctgtaacctctcagagagaagttgtgaagctctgtcctcagttctcagctcccagtcctctagtctgagagaactggacctgagtaacaacgacctgcaggattcaggactgaagcttctgtctgctggactggagaatccacactgtaaactggaaactctcag actgagtggctgtaatctctcaaagagaaactgtgaagctctgtcctcagttctcagctcccagtcctctagtctgagagaactggacctgagtaacaacgacctgcaggattcaggagtgaagcttctgtctgctggactggagaatccacagTGTAAACTTgaaactctcag ggtggagcctggtggagtccgatggttgagaccaggtctgaggaagt atttctgtcaactcaccatggacacaaacacagtgaacagaaaactacgactgtctgacaacaacaggaaggtgacacgtgTGAAGGAGtatcagtcatatcctgatcatccagacagatttgactattggcctcagctgctgtgtagtaatggtctgactggtcgctgttattgggaggtcgagtggagtgGATACATTtctatatcagtgagttacagaggaatcagaaggagaggagacaataaagactgtgtgtttggatggaacgatcagtcctggagtctgtaCAGCTCTGATGTTAGTGGTTACTCTGTTCTTCACAACAAGAGAAGAacattcatctcctcctctgtctctcacagagtatcagtgtatgtggactgtcctgctgggactctgtccttctacagagtctcctctgacaaactgatccacctccacaccttcaacaccacattcactgaacctctttatcctgggtttgggttcTTGCGTTTTGGTacttcagtgtctctgtgttcagtgtag